The following coding sequences lie in one Deltaproteobacteria bacterium genomic window:
- the coaBC gene encoding bifunctional phosphopantothenoylcysteine decarboxylase/phosphopantothenate--cysteine ligase CoaBC, producing the protein MANGEKIPNIVLGVSGGIACYKAVELVRLLVNSGFRVQVIMTRGAMEFVTPLTFQTLSGNPVASETFNLTQESEIGHINLADSADLFVIAPATANIIGKIANGIADDLLTTVLMATQAPVLIAPAMNIHMYDNPALQENLRKLRGFGYHLLEPAEGFLACGYEGKGRLPDPEKIAEEIHRLLRKPDLAGERFLISAGPNREALDPVRYISNRSSGKMGYALARAALRRGAEVTLVTGPTALEPPAGARTIAVTSAAQMRDAVVKEFAACSAVIMAAAVSDYRPVLSADKKIKRGKGNIEITLEPNPDILKELGQMKNGKVLIGFAAETEDLAANAAKKLREKNLDMIVANNVSEAGSGFDGDTNIATILDCKDAVHALPLMSKDDLADRILDRFLAFKNQS; encoded by the coding sequence GTGGCTAACGGCGAGAAAATACCCAACATCGTCTTGGGGGTGAGCGGCGGGATCGCTTGCTACAAAGCGGTGGAGCTGGTGCGCTTGCTGGTCAATTCGGGGTTTCGGGTGCAAGTGATCATGACGCGCGGCGCGATGGAATTTGTCACGCCGCTGACATTTCAAACCCTTTCCGGTAATCCCGTGGCCAGCGAAACTTTCAACCTCACCCAAGAATCCGAGATCGGCCATATCAATTTGGCCGATAGCGCCGATCTGTTCGTGATCGCGCCGGCGACCGCCAACATTATCGGCAAGATCGCCAACGGCATCGCCGACGATTTATTGACGACGGTGCTGATGGCGACCCAAGCGCCGGTGCTGATCGCGCCGGCGATGAACATTCACATGTACGACAATCCGGCGCTGCAGGAAAATCTCCGTAAGCTGCGCGGCTTCGGATATCATCTACTGGAACCGGCGGAAGGGTTTCTCGCCTGCGGTTACGAAGGCAAAGGACGCTTACCCGATCCGGAGAAGATCGCCGAGGAGATTCATCGGCTGCTAAGAAAGCCCGACTTGGCCGGTGAGCGCTTTTTGATCAGCGCCGGACCCAATCGTGAAGCGCTCGATCCGGTGCGTTACATTTCCAATCGCTCGTCGGGAAAAATGGGCTACGCCTTGGCGCGCGCCGCGCTGCGCCGTGGCGCCGAAGTTACGCTGGTAACCGGGCCGACGGCGTTGGAACCGCCGGCGGGCGCGCGCACCATCGCGGTTACTTCAGCGGCGCAAATGCGCGACGCGGTGGTCAAAGAGTTTGCCGCGTGCAGCGCGGTGATCATGGCGGCGGCGGTTTCCGATTACCGCCCGGTGCTGAGCGCTGATAAGAAGATCAAGCGCGGTAAAGGTAACATCGAAATCACTCTCGAGCCCAACCCCGACATTCTCAAAGAGCTCGGCCAGATGAAAAATGGCAAAGTGTTGATCGGCTTCGCCGCCGAGACCGAAGATCTCGCGGCCAACGCGGCGAAAAAACTGCGCGAGAAAAATCTCGACATGATCGTCGCCAACAACGTCAGCGAAGCCGGCAGCGGTTTCGACGGCGACACCAACATCGCGACGATTCTCGATTGCAAAGACGCGGTCCACGCGCTGCCGCTGATGAGCAAAGACGATCTCGCCGACCGTATCCTCGATCGCTTTCTCGCGTTTAAAAATCAATCGTGA